AGCCTCCCTGGCGGAGCTGGTTCAACAGGCGATCGAGCCGTTTCGCGGGGCGAAAGACCGGTTCGAGGTGTCCGGCCCCGACATCCGCCTGCCACCCCGCATCGCTCTTGCCCTTGCCATGGCCCTTCAGGAACTCGGCACCAACGCGGTCAAATACGGCGCCCTGTCGCGCGAGGGCGGACATGTCGCCATCGGATGGATCGTTCCGGACCGGGAATCCAGCCCGCGGCTCAAGATGACCTGGCGGGAAATGGACGGCCCTCCCGTCGCGACGCCCGAACGCCGGGGCTTCGGAACCCGGCTCATCGAGCGCAGCCTCGCCCAGGAGCTCGGCGGGTCGGTCACCATCGACTTCGCGCCGACAGGGGTCGTCTGCACGATCAACGCGCGCCTATAGCATCGGACCCATAAGTGGAATTCACTTTTGGGATCGCTCCGATGCTCCCTTCTTGGATGAGTGCATCGTCCTTGCGAAAAACCGGGCCACTTTTTCGCACGATGCGCTCGCGGAGAGTTCCGAGCCTGCAATCAGGCGGCTGCGAGCCGCCTTTGCGTCGGAGACACGATCCGGCGGACCTCGTCGCCCTCGATGGTCTCGTGCTCCAGGAGCGCATCGACGAGAGCGTCGAGCCCCTCGCGGTTGTCCTCGATGCAGGCTTTGGCGGCCGCATACATCTCTTCGACGATGCGACGGATCTCCTGTTCCGCCTCGCGCGGGAAGCTGTCGCCCGAGCGGGCCACCTTCACCATGCCGATGGCGGGGCTCATGCCCCATTCCGTGACCATGCGCGTGGCGATGCTGGTCGCGTGGGCGATGTCGCTCGCGGCGCCCGTCGTGACCTTGCGGGGGCCGAAGACCACCTCCTCCGCGGCGCGTCCGCCCATGGCGACGATGAGGTCGGCTTCGAGCTTTTCCACGGGAATGCAGTAGCGGTCGTTCTCAGGCAGGCGCATGACGAGACCCAGCGCCTGGCCATGCGGAATGATGGTGGCGCTGTGCACCTTGTCGGAGCCCGGAGTCAGGCAGGCGCAGAGGGCATGGCCAGCCTCGTGCACCGCGACGAGTCTGCGCTCCTCCGTGCTGATCACGAGGGAACGGCGCTCCAGCCCCATGATGATCTTGTTGCGGGCGGCCTCCAGGTGTTCGCGGCAGATCTCGGCCAGACCGTCGCGCGCCGCGAAGATCGCCGCCTCGTTGAGGAGGTTGCTCAGATCGGCCCCCGAGAAGCCAGGCGTTCCCCGGGCGATCGATGCGAGCTCGACGCCCGACGCCAGCTTCACGTTGCGCGCATGCACCGAGAGGATCGCCTCACGGCCCGTGATGTCGGGCAGGCCGATATGGACCTGCCGGTCGAAGCGGCCGGGGCGCAGCAGGGCGGGATCGAGCACGTCGACCCGGTTGGTCGCGCCGATCACGATGACGCCGCTGGTCGTGTTGAAACCGTCCATCTCCACCAGGAGCTGGTTCAGCGTCGACTCGAACTCCCGGTCCGCCGCCGACCCGCCGCCGCCGCGCTTGCGGCCGATGGCGTCGATCTCGTCGATGAAGATCAGGCAGGGAGCGCGCCTGCGGGCCTGCTCGAACAGCTTGGACACGCGGCTCTTGGCGATGCCGATCAGCGGGGCGGAGAAGTCGCTGCCCGCCACGGCCATGAAGGATACGCCGGCCTCGCCCGCGAGAGCCTTGGCGATAAGGGTCTTGCCGGTCCCGGGCGGGCCGACCATCAGCACCCCCTTGGGGATGCGGGCCCCGACCCGCTCGAAGGCCCGGGCGTCGCTGAGGAAGGCGATGACTTCCTGCAATTCGGCCTTCGCCTCCTCCTGGCCTGCCACATGGTCGAAGCGGTCGGGAACGTTCTTGACGGCGCGGGGCCAGCGCGATGTCGGCTTGAAATCCACCTGGACGGCCACGAGCGCCAGAACCGCCGCGACCATGATGAGGGAAATCACGAAGCTCGCCGCATGGGCGGGGTCGATTCCGGACGGCTGGAAGACGACCTGCGCGCCCGCGGCCGTCGCCCGGTCGACGGTCAGGGCGCTCAAATGCGAGCTTGGCACCCGCACGAACGCCTTCTGGTCGTCGATCCAGACCGAGAGGCCTCCCTCGTGAACCTGGACCTTGCGGATTTTGCCCGCCTCGAGCTCGCGGGAGAAGTCCGAATAGGCGATCTCGTCGACCGTCTCGGAAAGGAAAAAGGGCACGGATATGGCGGTTGCGACCACCGCCAGAGCCAGAATGGCGGCGCTGACGGCAACACTTTTCCTGCGCAAGAGCCTTCTTGCTTTCTCGATCACACCGGACACGGACGCCCCCTGTCGAACTTCGTTTCTTGTCGATGAAGTCCAACCTGTAGTCTTTTTGGCATCGCTCCGCAGTACGGCGAAAAGGCACACCCTTTTCGGATAGCGCTCCGGTCAGCTCAGAAGGTCGTGAAACTCCTTGTGCCGCCGGATCCAGGCGTGAGCGTAGCCGCAGAGAGGCGTGATCTTGCGGCCTTCGGCCCGGGCGATCTCGGCGACGCCGCGCATCAGTTCGCCCGCGGCGCCCGTGCCACGCAACGGAACGGCCGCCTCGACATGCCGGATGACGAGAGACGAGTTGCGGCGTTCATAATTGGCGAAGGCAAGATGGCCGTTCCGTTCGAGTTCGAAGCGGTGGCCTGCTGTATTGTCGCGAACGGCGCTGCCCATTCCTCAACTCCATCCTGGCGCATCGTGTGGACCCGGTTTTCATGAACGTGGCCCTTCGGGTCCGGTCAAACGATGCGCTGTTCTATCGTGGGAGCATCGGACCCGCCTGGTTCAACGCTTCCCTTGCGAGACGCGTTCCGGGAGGCGGGAATGCTCAAGCCTCCAGGCGCTGCTGCAGCCGCGCTTTCACCTCGGGCCATTCCTCCTGGAGGATGCTGTAGACCGCCGTATCGCGGATATGCCCGTCGGGCATGATCATGTGGCGGCGCAGGATGCCGTCGAGCTTGGCGCCGAGGCGCTCGATGGCGGCGCGAGACTGGTCGTTGAGCGAATGCGTCCGGATCTCGACCGCGTGGCAGCCGAGCGCCTCGAAGGCATGGCGGAGCATGAGAAACTTTGCATGGGTGTTCACGAAGGTGCGCTGCCAGGATCCCGCGATCCAGGTCGTGCCGATTTCCACCCTGTGATTGGCCGCATCGATATTCATGTAGCGCGTCGATCCGACGACACGCCCGCCGTCCCGGACCACCGTGGCGAAGGGAAGAGCAAGGCCCGCCGCCTGCAGTTCCAGGGCTTTTCGCACATACTCCTCGAAGCCTTCGGGCCTCGGCACCGTCGTGGTCTTCTTCTCCCAGAGAGCCCCGTCCATGGCGGCCTCGCCCAGAGCGGGCACGTCATCGAGGCTCAAAGGGCGAAGAATGAGCCGGTCGGTCGAGAGGGTCACGGGCTCGATGCGAAGCATGGAGAAAGCCTTTCACGCTGAAGCTTCGCCATTCATCGTCGACCCTGCAGCCACAGTCAAACGGCACCGACCGGGGAATGCGCTTTTCCCCGGCCGACAGGAGAGGTCACGGCCCTTTCGCTCGGCTCAGCGCAAGAAGTACACGAGCGCCGGCAGACCCACTGCCAGGCTCGCGAGAGCCCAGGCTCCGATGGCCTGCTGCCAGGCCACGTCGCCCGTCGTGTTGCGCAGGCGCTGGGCGAAGGCTCCCGATTCTGCCGTGTGTCCGCTCAGGCACGAGCAAAGGGCATAATGCGCCTGCCCGTCGGTGAGTCCGAAATACCGCATGGCATCTCCGAGCCGGTCGCTCGCAAGGCCGTCCGCCCGCAGGATCGGGTCCTCGTAGGCAACGGTCAGGGGAGAATTGTCCTCCCGGACCAGGGCCCGCTCCGTCGGAGGCTTGTATTCGATTTCACCGAGAGAATTCAGGCGTCGTGTCGGATCGCGCTCGAGAAGGCTGATCCACCGGTCGAGCCGCTCCTCATGGGTGAGAGGCCTCGGCTGAACGTCGGCTACGCTACGGAGATAGTCGAGATCTTTGTGTTCCATCGATCTCCTCCTTGCCAATGTCCCGGTCATCCGCTGGATGATCGAGGCAATCAATGGTGCGCCCTGCCCACGGCAAAAGTGCGACAAGAAGGGATCGAAAAACGGATAGTCCGGATTACGCCTCAGGGGCCTCGACGATCGGATCGTACTGAGTCGTATCGAACCCGAGCAGGTTGAAGCTCTGCTGCATGTGCGGCGGCAGCGGCGCCGTGACGTCGATCGGTTTTCCGGTTCTCGGATGAGCGATCACGATGCGCCGCGCCAGCAGATGCAGCTTGTTCTGAATGCCGCCCGGCAGCTCCCAGTTCTCGATGTCGAAATATTTCGGGTCGCCGACGATGGGATGGCCGATATGGGCCGTATGTGCGCGCAGCTGGTGCGTCCGCCCGGTGACCGGCTTCAGGGAGAGCCAGGCGAGCTTCTGAGCCGCCGTGTCGACGACGGCATAATAGGTGAGCGCGTGGCTTGCGCCCTCGTCGCCGTGATGCGCCACCTTCATGCGCGCATCGCCCTCGTCGCCTTCCTTGGCGAGATAGGTCGAAACGCGCCCCTGGCGGACGCGCGGCACGCCTGCGACCAGCGCCCAATAGATCTTGCGCGTGGTGCGCGAGCGGAAGGATTTCGCCATGGTGGAGGCGGCAAAGCGCGTCTTGGCGATGACGAGACAGCCCGCGGTGTCCTTGTCGAGACGGTGCACGAGGCGGGGCTTCTGGCCCTCCGCATCGCGCATGCATTCGAGCAGGCCGTCCACATGGCGCGTGGTGCCGGAGCCGCCCTGCACCGCCAGCCCCATGGGCTTGTTGATGATGAGGACATCCTTGTCCTCATAGAGCGTGATGGATTGCAGGAACTCGCGGTCGCTCTGATCCTTGCCCGCATTGCGCGATACGGGGCGCGGCTGATCGAGCTTGAGCGGGGGAACGCGGACCTTCTGTCCCGGCGTCAGGCGGTCGCTGGGATCCGCGCGCTTGCCGTCGACCCGCAACTCTCCCTTTCGGACGATGCGCTGGATATGCGTGAAGGCCAGCTGCGGGAAACGCGCGACCAGAAAGCGGTCGACCCGCATGTCGGCCTCGTCGGGCTCGACCACGAGCGTCTGCACGCCGGTCGCCAGCACCTCTTGCGCCGCGGCCTTGGCCTGGGCGCGCGTCGGCTGCCGCGGCGCTTCCGCAGCCGCGGGCCGTGCCGTCGCACGGGCGGCAGGTTTCTCGCTGCGAGCGGCTGCCGAGGGGCGCGGCGCCTTCCCGGCCGCTTTCGCGGGGGCTTTCTTCGCGGGGGCCTTCTTCGAAGGCCCGCCCGCGCGTGCGGGCCCGTCCTCGCGGGAGCGGAACCCCTGGCGGGAGCCCGCGCGACCGCCTCGGGCGCCGTTATTCTGTCCTGAACTGCTTTTTTTCATGAGATCGTGGGTACCAGAGCGCCGCACGGGCGGCAATCGAGCACCGGAATCATTTTGACCGTGGCGGCATCTCTCGACCCATGAGCGTCGGACGCGGGAAGCGGAATCCACTTTTTGGGGTCGAATCCGATGCTCCCACGATAGAACAGCGCATCGTGCCGCGCCGACGGGATCATGAGGATCGCCCGGCACGTTGCCATGCCGGGCGACTTGTCCGAAAGACCATCCGGGCTCTCTCCCGGTCGCCTGTCGGTAAGCCTTTACGCTACAGCGGCGGACATGATCGAACTCACGTCCGCCGCTTCGACATTTTGGACTTGAGCATCTTTTCACGCAAAACCGGTTCCCACTTGGGGGATCGATGCTCTAGTCGCACACCACCTCGCGGCGCAGGACGATGCGGCCCCATGGGTTCACGACCCGGCGGGGAACCACATAGCAGTCGCCGCCATAGGCGACGCCGTAGGTGGGATACCCGTAATCATAATAGGAGTCGTAGGGATAGCCGTAAGCCAGGCCTCCGAGGAGCGCCCCGCTCACCAGGCCGAAGGCGAAGCCATTATTGTGATGGAAGCGATCGTGATCGAAGAACGCGCGGTTCCTGAAGAAGGGACGCCCGGCAAAGCCGGGGCGGAAGCCTGGGTTGAAGCCGACATGGGAGCCCGGATGCATGAAGAACGGATGGAATCCGCCCATGCCGCCGTGGAATCCTCCCATGCCCCCAAAGCCCCCCATACTTCCATGGAAGCCGCCCATGCCGCCTATTCGCGCATCGGCAGGCGCGGCGAGCGCGATGGCTCCCGCGCCGATGACGGCGGCGATCAACAAGGATTTGAGTTTCGGTTTGGACAGGGATTTGGACTCGAATGCGACGTTCATGACAATGCCCTCCGTTAGGGCCAACTCACTCTTGTCATAAACAACACTTCCGACCGCGAATTATTCGACCATGCCTCCGTTGCCGGAGAGTTTTCCCCGGCCGGCCGTCGTCAGGCGGCCATCGCGCGGATCACGGCCAGTCCCGACACCAGCGCAGCCAGGGAGAGCAGGACCGAGGCCGCGACATATCCGGCCGCGATCCCCGCCTCCCCGCGCTCCCAGATCAGCACCACGTCGAGGGAAAAGGCCGAGAACGTCGTGAAGCCGCCGAGAATGCCCGTGGTGAGGAAAAGGCGCAGCGGCTGGCTCCATCCCCCGCCCGCCTTGAACGCCAGCCATCCGGCGATGGCGCCCATCAGGAACGACCCCACCACGTTCACGGTCAGGGTGCCCCAGGGAAAGGCCATGCCGCAGTAGCGGGCGCAGCCGACATTCACGGCATGGCGGACAGCCCCGCCGATTCCGGCGCCGAGAAAGACGAGGAGATAAGCCTTCATGGTCTAGTCCTGCTCGCCGCCGCCACGCCGTTCGCGGCGGAGCTTCTCC
This window of the Microvirga sp. TS319 genome carries:
- a CDS encoding ATP-dependent metallopeptidase FtsH/Yme1/Tma family protein, coding for MRRKSVAVSAAILALAVVATAISVPFFLSETVDEIAYSDFSRELEAGKIRKVQVHEGGLSVWIDDQKAFVRVPSSHLSALTVDRATAAGAQVVFQPSGIDPAHAASFVISLIMVAAVLALVAVQVDFKPTSRWPRAVKNVPDRFDHVAGQEEAKAELQEVIAFLSDARAFERVGARIPKGVLMVGPPGTGKTLIAKALAGEAGVSFMAVAGSDFSAPLIGIAKSRVSKLFEQARRRAPCLIFIDEIDAIGRKRGGGGSAADREFESTLNQLLVEMDGFNTTSGVIVIGATNRVDVLDPALLRPGRFDRQVHIGLPDITGREAILSVHARNVKLASGVELASIARGTPGFSGADLSNLLNEAAIFAARDGLAEICREHLEAARNKIIMGLERRSLVISTEERRLVAVHEAGHALCACLTPGSDKVHSATIIPHGQALGLVMRLPENDRYCIPVEKLEADLIVAMGGRAAEEVVFGPRKVTTGAASDIAHATSIATRMVTEWGMSPAIGMVKVARSGDSFPREAEQEIRRIVEEMYAAAKACIEDNREGLDALVDALLEHETIEGDEVRRIVSPTQRRLAAA
- a CDS encoding GNAT family N-acetyltransferase, which produces MGSAVRDNTAGHRFELERNGHLAFANYERRNSSLVIRHVEAAVPLRGTGAAGELMRGVAEIARAEGRKITPLCGYAHAWIRRHKEFHDLLS
- a CDS encoding GNAT family N-acetyltransferase encodes the protein MLRIEPVTLSTDRLILRPLSLDDVPALGEAAMDGALWEKKTTTVPRPEGFEEYVRKALELQAAGLALPFATVVRDGGRVVGSTRYMNIDAANHRVEIGTTWIAGSWQRTFVNTHAKFLMLRHAFEALGCHAVEIRTHSLNDQSRAAIERLGAKLDGILRRHMIMPDGHIRDTAVYSILQEEWPEVKARLQQRLEA
- a CDS encoding RluA family pseudouridine synthase; the protein is MKKSSSGQNNGARGGRAGSRQGFRSREDGPARAGGPSKKAPAKKAPAKAAGKAPRPSAAARSEKPAARATARPAAAEAPRQPTRAQAKAAAQEVLATGVQTLVVEPDEADMRVDRFLVARFPQLAFTHIQRIVRKGELRVDGKRADPSDRLTPGQKVRVPPLKLDQPRPVSRNAGKDQSDREFLQSITLYEDKDVLIINKPMGLAVQGGSGTTRHVDGLLECMRDAEGQKPRLVHRLDKDTAGCLVIAKTRFAASTMAKSFRSRTTRKIYWALVAGVPRVRQGRVSTYLAKEGDEGDARMKVAHHGDEGASHALTYYAVVDTAAQKLAWLSLKPVTGRTHQLRAHTAHIGHPIVGDPKYFDIENWELPGGIQNKLHLLARRIVIAHPRTGKPIDVTAPLPPHMQQSFNLLGFDTTQYDPIVEAPEA
- the crcB gene encoding fluoride efflux transporter CrcB; this encodes MKAYLLVFLGAGIGGAVRHAVNVGCARYCGMAFPWGTLTVNVVGSFLMGAIAGWLAFKAGGGWSQPLRLFLTTGILGGFTTFSAFSLDVVLIWERGEAGIAAGYVAASVLLSLAALVSGLAVIRAMAA